A single genomic interval of Malania oleifera isolate guangnan ecotype guangnan chromosome 13, ASM2987363v1, whole genome shotgun sequence harbors:
- the LOC131146734 gene encoding protein DETOXIFICATION 16-like isoform X3, whose product MTCILHKCMYVYIYRGLVLYFMLVLFSSIEILNQLTAGEMDQEDCEPSFGSPLIPNSEVSHGFGAKVTQICCDSTEIIAELKKQTQLAGPLVVASLLQYSLQMISVMFVGHLGELSLSSASMATSFAGVTGFSFMLGMGSALDTFCGQAYGAKQYHMLGIYMQRAMVVLVLMSIPIAFLWACTGQIFLHLGQNPEISLQAGIYARWLIPSIFPYGLLQCQFKFLQTQNNVLPLMISTGVTSSLHVVVCWMLVLRFGFGNEGAALSSAISYWINVLILAIYIKFSSTCQQTWTGFSEEGVKNLFNFLNVGIPSALMVCLEFWSYEFLVLMSGFLPNPKLETSIMSISLNTSSVVFRIPFGLGSAVSTRVSNELGAGKPRSARLAVQVVLFLAVTEGLLLSITAIAVQNVWGYLYTNEEEVVRYLASIMPVLAASNFMDGIQGVLSGTARGCGWQKMGAFVNLGAYYLLGLPSAIILTFVFHFGGKGFWMGIICGSASQALLLLAVTMRTDWGQEAKKAKGRLRASSISSNTLLL is encoded by the exons ATGACATGTATTCTGCATAAGTGtatgtacgtgtatatatatagagGTCTTGTGCTTTATTTTATGCTTGTGCTTTTCTCAAGCATAGAGATCTTAAACCAATTAACAGCGGGAGAGATGGATCAAGAAGACTGTGAACCGTCCTTTGGATCTCCCCTAATTCCAAACTCTGAGGTGAGTCATGGATTTGGTGCAAAGGTGACTCAGATTTGCTGTGACAGCACAGAGATTATAGCTGAGCTGAAGAAGCAAACACAGTTAGCAGGGCCTCTGGTTGTGGCGAGTCTCTTGCAATacagtttgcagatgatatcagTCATGTTTGTGGGTCATCTTGGAGAGCTCTCTCTCTCAAGTGCTTCCATGGCTACCTCATTTGCTGGAGTAACTGGCTTTAGCTTCATG CTGGGAATGGGAAGTGCACTGGATACATTCTGTGGACAGGCCTATGGAGCAAAGCAGTACCATATGCTTGGCATATACATGCAGAGAGCTATGGTTGTCCTTGTGCTTATGAGCATTCCCATAGCATTTCTCTGGGCATGCACTGGGCAGATATTCCTGCACCTTGGACAGAATCCAGAAATCTCATTGCAAGCTGGTATCTATGCTCGGTGGCTGATTCCCAGCATTTTCCCTTATGGCCTTCTTCAGTGTCAATTCAAATTCTTACAGACCCAGAACAATGTCTTGCCATTGATGATAAGCACTGGAGTAACAAGTTCTCTTCATGTTGTTGTGTGTTGGATGCTGGTTTTGAGGTTCGGATTCGGCAATGAAGGCGCTGCTCTGTCCAGTGCCATCTCTTATTGGATCAATGTTCTGATTTTGGCAATTTATATCAAGTTTTCTTCCACTTGTCAGCAAACTTGGACAGGGTTCTCTGAGGAGGGAGTGAAAAATCTCTTCAACTTTCTTAATGTTGGTATTCCTTCAGCTCTTATGGTCTG CTTGGAATTCTGGTCATACGAGTTCTTAGTTCTCATGTCGGGTTTTCTTCCCAATCCAAAGCTGGAAACATCAATAATGTCAATCAG CCTTAACACAAGCTCCGTGGTCTTCAGAATCCCCTTTGGTTTGGGCAGTGCCGTAAG CACGAGAGTTTCAAATGAATTGGGTGCTGGAAAACCACGGAGTGCACGTCTAGCAGTGCAGGTAGTTCTATTCCTGGCTGTTACCGAAGGCTTGCTGCTTAGCATCACTGCAATTGCAGTTCAAAATGTATGGGGCTACTTGTATACCAACGAAGAGGAAGTTGTAAGATATTTAGCATCCATAATGCCAGTGCTTGCTGCCTCCAACTTCATGGATGGAATTCAGGGTGTACTCTCAG GTACAGCAAGAGGATGTGGTTGGCAGAAGATGGGTGCTTTTGTAAATCTAGGAGCTTATTACCTTTTAGGCCTTCCTTCTGCAATCATCTTGACTTTTGTATTCCACTTTGGAGGAAAG GGATTTTGGATGGGAATCATATGTGGAAGTGCTTCACAAGCATTATTGCTTTTAGCCGTTACCATGCGCACGGATTGGGGGCAAGAG GCAAAGAAAGCCAAGGGTAGGCTCCGTGCTTCTAGCATCTCATCAAATACATTGCTGTTGTAG
- the LOC131146734 gene encoding protein DETOXIFICATION 16-like isoform X1, with product MLVLFSSIEILNQLTAGEMDQEDCEPSFGSPLIPNSEVSHGFGAKVTQICCDSTEIIAELKKQTQLAGPLVVASLLQYSLQMISVMFVGHLGELSLSSASMATSFAGVTGFSFMLGMGSALDTFCGQAYGAKQYHMLGIYMQRAMVVLVLMSIPIAFLWACTGQIFLHLGQNPEISLQAGIYARWLIPSIFPYGLLQCQFKFLQTQNNVLPLMISTGVTSSLHVVVCWMLVLRFGFGNEGAALSSAISYWINVLILAIYIKFSSTCQQTWTGFSEEGVKNLFNFLNVGIPSALMVCLEFWSYEFLVLMSGFLPNPKLETSIMSISLNTSSVVFRIPFGLGSAVSTRVSNELGAGKPRSARLAVQVVLFLAVTEGLLLSITAIAVQNVWGYLYTNEEEVVRYLASIMPVLAASNFMDGIQGVLSGTARGCGWQKMGAFVNLGAYYLLGLPSAIILTFVFHFGGKGFWMGIICGSASQALLLLAVTMRTDWGQEICDRLKTRRCCWIPNSATDIPTGADLLWEWRRHHS from the exons ATGCTTGTGCTTTTCTCAAGCATAGAGATCTTAAACCAATTAACAGCGGGAGAGATGGATCAAGAAGACTGTGAACCGTCCTTTGGATCTCCCCTAATTCCAAACTCTGAGGTGAGTCATGGATTTGGTGCAAAGGTGACTCAGATTTGCTGTGACAGCACAGAGATTATAGCTGAGCTGAAGAAGCAAACACAGTTAGCAGGGCCTCTGGTTGTGGCGAGTCTCTTGCAATacagtttgcagatgatatcagTCATGTTTGTGGGTCATCTTGGAGAGCTCTCTCTCTCAAGTGCTTCCATGGCTACCTCATTTGCTGGAGTAACTGGCTTTAGCTTCATG CTGGGAATGGGAAGTGCACTGGATACATTCTGTGGACAGGCCTATGGAGCAAAGCAGTACCATATGCTTGGCATATACATGCAGAGAGCTATGGTTGTCCTTGTGCTTATGAGCATTCCCATAGCATTTCTCTGGGCATGCACTGGGCAGATATTCCTGCACCTTGGACAGAATCCAGAAATCTCATTGCAAGCTGGTATCTATGCTCGGTGGCTGATTCCCAGCATTTTCCCTTATGGCCTTCTTCAGTGTCAATTCAAATTCTTACAGACCCAGAACAATGTCTTGCCATTGATGATAAGCACTGGAGTAACAAGTTCTCTTCATGTTGTTGTGTGTTGGATGCTGGTTTTGAGGTTCGGATTCGGCAATGAAGGCGCTGCTCTGTCCAGTGCCATCTCTTATTGGATCAATGTTCTGATTTTGGCAATTTATATCAAGTTTTCTTCCACTTGTCAGCAAACTTGGACAGGGTTCTCTGAGGAGGGAGTGAAAAATCTCTTCAACTTTCTTAATGTTGGTATTCCTTCAGCTCTTATGGTCTG CTTGGAATTCTGGTCATACGAGTTCTTAGTTCTCATGTCGGGTTTTCTTCCCAATCCAAAGCTGGAAACATCAATAATGTCAATCAG CCTTAACACAAGCTCCGTGGTCTTCAGAATCCCCTTTGGTTTGGGCAGTGCCGTAAG CACGAGAGTTTCAAATGAATTGGGTGCTGGAAAACCACGGAGTGCACGTCTAGCAGTGCAGGTAGTTCTATTCCTGGCTGTTACCGAAGGCTTGCTGCTTAGCATCACTGCAATTGCAGTTCAAAATGTATGGGGCTACTTGTATACCAACGAAGAGGAAGTTGTAAGATATTTAGCATCCATAATGCCAGTGCTTGCTGCCTCCAACTTCATGGATGGAATTCAGGGTGTACTCTCAG GTACAGCAAGAGGATGTGGTTGGCAGAAGATGGGTGCTTTTGTAAATCTAGGAGCTTATTACCTTTTAGGCCTTCCTTCTGCAATCATCTTGACTTTTGTATTCCACTTTGGAGGAAAG GGATTTTGGATGGGAATCATATGTGGAAGTGCTTCACAAGCATTATTGCTTTTAGCCGTTACCATGCGCACGGATTGGGGGCAAGAG
- the LOC131146734 gene encoding protein DETOXIFICATION 16-like isoform X2, producing MLVLFSSIEILNQLTAGEMDQEDCEPSFGSPLIPNSEVSHGFGAKVTQICCDSTEIIAELKKQTQLAGPLVVASLLQYSLQMISVMFVGHLGELSLSSASMATSFAGVTGFSFMLGMGSALDTFCGQAYGAKQYHMLGIYMQRAMVVLVLMSIPIAFLWACTGQIFLHLGQNPEISLQAGIYARWLIPSIFPYGLLQCQFKFLQTQNNVLPLMISTGVTSSLHVVVCWMLVLRFGFGNEGAALSSAISYWINVLILAIYIKFSSTCQQTWTGFSEEGVKNLFNFLNVGIPSALMVCLEFWSYEFLVLMSGFLPNPKLETSIMSISLNTSSVVFRIPFGLGSAVSTRVSNELGAGKPRSARLAVQVVLFLAVTEGLLLSITAIAVQNVWGYLYTNEEEVVRYLASIMPVLAASNFMDGIQGVLSGTARGCGWQKMGAFVNLGAYYLLGLPSAIILTFVFHFGGKGFWMGIICGSASQALLLLAVTMRTDWGQEDILEVGLRELKGF from the exons ATGCTTGTGCTTTTCTCAAGCATAGAGATCTTAAACCAATTAACAGCGGGAGAGATGGATCAAGAAGACTGTGAACCGTCCTTTGGATCTCCCCTAATTCCAAACTCTGAGGTGAGTCATGGATTTGGTGCAAAGGTGACTCAGATTTGCTGTGACAGCACAGAGATTATAGCTGAGCTGAAGAAGCAAACACAGTTAGCAGGGCCTCTGGTTGTGGCGAGTCTCTTGCAATacagtttgcagatgatatcagTCATGTTTGTGGGTCATCTTGGAGAGCTCTCTCTCTCAAGTGCTTCCATGGCTACCTCATTTGCTGGAGTAACTGGCTTTAGCTTCATG CTGGGAATGGGAAGTGCACTGGATACATTCTGTGGACAGGCCTATGGAGCAAAGCAGTACCATATGCTTGGCATATACATGCAGAGAGCTATGGTTGTCCTTGTGCTTATGAGCATTCCCATAGCATTTCTCTGGGCATGCACTGGGCAGATATTCCTGCACCTTGGACAGAATCCAGAAATCTCATTGCAAGCTGGTATCTATGCTCGGTGGCTGATTCCCAGCATTTTCCCTTATGGCCTTCTTCAGTGTCAATTCAAATTCTTACAGACCCAGAACAATGTCTTGCCATTGATGATAAGCACTGGAGTAACAAGTTCTCTTCATGTTGTTGTGTGTTGGATGCTGGTTTTGAGGTTCGGATTCGGCAATGAAGGCGCTGCTCTGTCCAGTGCCATCTCTTATTGGATCAATGTTCTGATTTTGGCAATTTATATCAAGTTTTCTTCCACTTGTCAGCAAACTTGGACAGGGTTCTCTGAGGAGGGAGTGAAAAATCTCTTCAACTTTCTTAATGTTGGTATTCCTTCAGCTCTTATGGTCTG CTTGGAATTCTGGTCATACGAGTTCTTAGTTCTCATGTCGGGTTTTCTTCCCAATCCAAAGCTGGAAACATCAATAATGTCAATCAG CCTTAACACAAGCTCCGTGGTCTTCAGAATCCCCTTTGGTTTGGGCAGTGCCGTAAG CACGAGAGTTTCAAATGAATTGGGTGCTGGAAAACCACGGAGTGCACGTCTAGCAGTGCAGGTAGTTCTATTCCTGGCTGTTACCGAAGGCTTGCTGCTTAGCATCACTGCAATTGCAGTTCAAAATGTATGGGGCTACTTGTATACCAACGAAGAGGAAGTTGTAAGATATTTAGCATCCATAATGCCAGTGCTTGCTGCCTCCAACTTCATGGATGGAATTCAGGGTGTACTCTCAG GTACAGCAAGAGGATGTGGTTGGCAGAAGATGGGTGCTTTTGTAAATCTAGGAGCTTATTACCTTTTAGGCCTTCCTTCTGCAATCATCTTGACTTTTGTATTCCACTTTGGAGGAAAG GGATTTTGGATGGGAATCATATGTGGAAGTGCTTCACAAGCATTATTGCTTTTAGCCGTTACCATGCGCACGGATTGGGGGCAAGAG